The DNA segment AATCGCGCCAATAACAAAGCTAAAAATAAACGATAAAATTAAAGCAATAAACATCCTTAGCACTGTCTCTAGTGCATAGCGGGGCAAATACCATGGACTTAAATGGATAGTCGGTAAATGGTCAAAGGAAAAACTACCACCAAGATTAGAACCAGTCCATGCAAGTGCCAATAAAACACTAAAGACTAGAAATAATGCGAATAAATCCCATTTATTTGGTAGAAGCTGAGTTGCAGGTTGGTTAAATAAGGTATCTCTCATAGCACCAAACTCTTAAGCTGTTGAACTTTTAGAAGGGGTTGCGAGTGAGAATCTAACATTATTAGCAATTAAATGATAGAAGTTTTTTGGAAAAATATGCTTAATGTTGTTATCATAGCAAGAACAAATTAAGTTATTAATATAATTTATCAAGTTAAAAATTTAAAAAAGGAGTTTGCCATGGCGCTTAAACGTAATCTATTAATTCTATCAGCAGCAGTTGCAACGGCACTAGCTACGTCATCTGCTTATGCAGATTTATATAACCGAGATCCAGGCTTTTATTTTGAAGCTGCAATGGGTGGATGGATTGATGCTTCAACTGCCTATGACTCTTCTCCTGTCGGTTCAGTTAATGCTGGATATAATTTTAATAAGCAATTTGCGCTACAAATAGCGCCTTATGTAAGTGCAACAGCTAATGCCGTTGTTGGTGAAGGTATTTGGAATATCCCAACAAATAGTCGTTGGAATCCTTATCTTGCCGCTGGTGCAGGTTATATGCATATGGTGCATAGTGGCTTTGGGATGGATGCTGGTGGTGGTATTCGTTATCAAGTATCCAAAGACCTTGATTTAACATTAAATTATCGTTATATGCAGCTCTTTGATGGTGATTTGCATAATGGACAGGTTGTAACGTTAGGCATTAGAGTGCTTTTTGGTCAAGCTGGTGCAGCAACAACTGCAGCTAGTGACCAAGTGGTTAAAGAACAGTATGCATTACCAGCTGGTGTCGATCGTTGTAGTGGTGATATGTCACAAGCAACTCGTCAATCAACTGGATGTTATAGTGTATCAAGTGATCAAGTAACCATGCATTTAGATGTTAAATTTGCTTTTGATAAATCAATGCTAACACCAGGCAGTAAAATAGCAGT comes from the bacterium SCSIO 12844 genome and includes:
- a CDS encoding OmpA family protein, coding for MALKRNLLILSAAVATALATSSAYADLYNRDPGFYFEAAMGGWIDASTAYDSSPVGSVNAGYNFNKQFALQIAPYVSATANAVVGEGIWNIPTNSRWNPYLAAGAGYMHMVHSGFGMDAGGGIRYQVSKDLDLTLNYRYMQLFDGDLHNGQVVTLGIRVLFGQAGAATTAASDQVVKEQYALPAGVDRCSGDMSQATRQSTGCYSVSSDQVTMHLDVKFAFDKSMLTPGSKIAVTRLASFMKQYPSTNVVLYGYASWEGRGSKAYNKKLSLRRANSVKSYLYSLGVDNTRIKTVGMGISSPIASNKTEEGRALNRRVEAAIDLPLKQTSN